CCGGCGGCCGGCCGCGCTCGCGCCAGGCCGTCAAGGCCTCGAGGTCGCCGCTTTCGACGGCCGCCCAGAACCGCTCGTCCGGTGCCGGGCGGCTGTCCAGCCAGAAGCGCGTGCGCTGGAACGGGTACGTCGGCAGGGTGACGGGGCGTCCTGGGTAGCCGGGGTGTGCCGCGTGCAGGACGGTCTGCCAGTCGACGGCGTGACCCCGCGTGTGCGCGTCGGCCAGCGCGGTGAGCAGGGTCTGGTACTCATCACGAGCCTTGCGTAGCAACGGGAGCGCGGGGAACGCGGCCAGCGCCGAGAGCACGCCGTCGGGTCCGAGTTCGAGACCCCGCGTGACACCGAGCCCGGCGAGCGCGACGGAAGCGTCCGCGAACCGCACCGGCTCGCGGACCTGCCGCACCCAGTACTCCGGCGTCAGGATCTCGTTCCCGGCGAGGCGTCCGGACACAGTGGACACCAGCGGAATATTCGGTGCGGCGAAGGACAAAGAACCGGCGACGCGGGCGAACTCGTCCAGCATCGGGTCCATCAGCGCGGAGTGGAACGCGTGCGACACGGACAGCCGGCGGACCTTCCGGCCCAGCCCGGCGAAGTGCCGCTCCACTGCCTCGACCGCGTCGGCATCGCCGGACACCACGACCGCCGAAGGCCCGTTCACCGCGGCCAAACCGACGCCGTCGGCCAGGACTGCCATGACCTCGTCCTCCGTGGCCTCCACAGCCAGCATCGCACCACCGCTGGGCAGCGCTTGCATCAAACCTGCGCGCGCCGCCACCAGCCGGCAAGCGTCCTCGAGGGACAGGACTCCGGCGACGTGCGCCGCGGCGATCTCACCGATCGAGTGCCCGGCGACGTGGTCCGGGACCACGCCCCACGACTCCAGCAGCCGGAACAACGCGACCTCGACGGCGAACAGCGCAGGCTGGGTATAGCCGGTCTCGTCCAGCAGCGCAGCGTCCCCGAAGACGACTTCCCGCAACGGCCGGTCCAGCTCCGCGTCGACCAGCGCGCACACCGCGTCGAACGCGTCCGCGAACACCGGGAACCGCGCGTACAGCTCCGCGCCCATCCCGACGCGCTGTGAACCCTGGCCGGAGAACAGGAACGCCGTCTTGCCCGGCTCCGCCAGTCCGGGGGTCGCCGCGGCGAGCCCGGTGAGCAGGTCGTCGCGACTGTCCCCCACCACCACGGTCCGGTACTCGAAGGCCGACCGCGCGGCCAGCGCCAGCGCGACGTCGACCGGGTCGCCGTCCGGCAGCCCGCGCACGGCGTCCCGCACCGCCTGCTCGGTCCGGCCGGAAAGCACCCAAGCCACGGGGCCGGCCGAGGGTTCACTGTGGACAGCCGGGCCCGCGGGCGGCTCCTCGAGGATGACGTGCGCGTTCGTCCCGCTGACCCCGAACGACGACACCCCCGCGCGGCGCGGATGGTCGCCCCGCGGCCACTCCTGGGCCTCCGTCAGCAGCCGCACGTCCCCGGCGGTCCAGTCCACCCGCTCCGACGGCCGGTCCACGTGCAGCGTCTTCGGCAGCGTCTCGCCGTGCAGGGCGAGGACCATCTTGAGCACGCCGACCGCACCCGACGCGGCCTGCGTGTGGCCCACGTTGGACTTCACCGAACCCAGCCACAGCGGCCGGTCCCGGCCCTGGCCGTAGGTCTCCAGCAGCGCCTGCGCCTCGATCGGGTCACCCAGTGCCGTTCCGGTGCCGTGCGCCTCGACGGCGTCCACATCGGACGGCGCCAGGCCCGCGTTGGCCAGCGCCGCGCGGATGACGCGTTGCTGCGCCGGGCCGTTCGGGGCGCTCAGGCCGTTCGACGCGCCGTCCTGGTTCATCGCCGAACCGCGCAGCAGCGCGAGCACGGGGTGGCCGAGCCGCCGCGCGTCCGACAGCCGCTCGACCAGCACCAGCGCGACGCCTTCGCCCCAGCCGGTGCCGTCCGCCGCGTCGGCGAAGGCCTTGCACCGCCCGTCGCCGGCCAGGCCGCCCTGCTTGGCGAACTCCTGGAACGCGCCCGGCGTCGCCATCACCGTGACGCCGCCGGCCACCGCCATCGACGACTCGCCGGAGCGGACCGACTGGGCGGCCAGGTGCAGTGCCACCAGCGACGACGAGCACGCCGTGTCGACGGTCACCGCGGGGCCTTCGAGACCGAGCACGTAGGACACTCGCCCGGACACGACCGCGCCGGCGTTCCCGGTGAGCAGGTGCCCTTCGACCTCGTCCGCCGCCCCGGTGTGGCCGGTCGCGTAACCCTGGGTGCCGCAGCCGACGAACACGCCGGCCGCGCTGCCCCGCAGCGAACGCGGGTCGATCCCGGCGCGCTCGAAGACCTCCCACGCACTCTCCAGCAGCAGCCGCTGCTGCGGGTCCATGGCCAGGGCTTCCCGGGGCGAGATCCCGAAGAAGGCGGCGTCGAACTCGTCGGCGTCGTGGACGAAGCCGCCCACCCCGGCGACCGCGTCGAGGTCCCAGCCGCGGTTCACCGGGAAGGCCGACAGGCCCTCGGCGCCCGCGGAAACCAGGTCCCACAGGTCCTCCGGTGAACGCACGTCGCCGGGCAGGCGGCACGCCATCGACACGATGGCGATCGGCTCGTCCGGGTCCACCCGGGACACCAGCCGATCGGCCGCCACGGGGCCGGCGTCGAGCAGCTGGTGTCCCAGGAGCGCGGCGAGCCGCCGCGGGTCCGGGTGGTCGAAGAGCACGACGGCGGGCAGCTTGAGCCCGGTCGCCGCGACGAGCCGGTTGCGCACTTCCAGCGCGATCAGGGAGTCGACGCCCAGGTCGCGGAAGGCCCGGTCCGGCTCGACCGAGCCCGGCCCGGGATAGCCCAGGACGGCGGCGGTCTCGGCCCGCACGAGGTCGAGCAGCGCTTCCGCCCGGGCGGCCTCGGTCAGACCGGAAAGCTGTTGCGCCAACGAGGAATCTGCTTCCACGGGTGCCGTCTCGAGGGCGTCGCGGACCTCGGGCAGCTCGTCGAGCAGGGGCCGCGGGCGGGCCGCGGTGAAGGCGGGGGCGAACCGGGCCCAGTCCATGTCCGCGACGGACAGGAAGGTCTCGTCCGCGTCGAGTGCCTGGCCCAGCACGGTGAGCGCGAGCGCGGGGTCCATCGCGCGGATGCCCCGGCGGCGCAGCTGCTCCCCGGAGTCCTCGCCGGTCATGCCCGCGCCGGCCCACGCTCCCCAGGCCACGGAGGTCGCGGTGAGGCCACGGTCCCGGCGGTGCTGGGCCAGTGCGTCGAGGGCGGCGTTGGCCGCGGCATACGCGGCCTGGCCGCCGCCACCCCAGACCCCGGCGTTGGAGGAGAACAGCACGAACGCGTCGAGGTCCCCGGTGAGCAGGGCGTCGAGGTTGACGGCACCCTGCACCTTCGCGCGCAGTGTCTCGGCGACTTCGGCGCGGTCGGTGTCGGCCAAGGCGGCCGAGCGACCCAGCCCGGCCGCGTGCACCACGGTGCGGGGCTGGACGTCGGCGAGCAGGGCGGCCAGGGCGTCGCGGTCGGCGACGTCGCAGGCGGCGATGGTCACCTCGACGCCGAGCGCCGTCAGCTCCTCGCGCAGTTCGGTGGCCCCCTCCGCGTCTTGCCCCCGGCGGCTGGTGAGGACCAAGTGCTCGGCACCCGCGCCGGCCAGCCAGCGAGCCACGTGCGCGCCGAGTGCCCCGGTGCCGCCGGTGATCAGCGCGGTTCCGCTGGTCCGCCACTCGCGGGCCGGGCGGGTGGCACCGAGCGGCGCCGGGACCAGGCGGCGGACCAGCACGCCGGCCGTCCGGATCGCGACCTGGTCCTCGCTCGCCTCGGCGAGCACCCGGGCCAGGCGGCCGAGCGCGCGTTCGTCGAGGGTTTCGGGCAGGTCGACCAGGCCACCCCAGCGGTCCGGGTGTTCCAGGCCCACGACGCGGCCCATGCCCCAGATCTGCGCTTGCTCCGGGCTCGTGAGCCGGTCGGAGCGGCCGGTGGAGACGGCGCCGCGGGTCAGCAGCCACAGCGGCGCGGTCACCGCTCGGACCAGCTCGATGGTGGCGTAGAGGCCGTCTTCGGCGAAGGCGAGCAGCGACAAGACGCCGGTGACGCCCTCGGTGGGCAGCTCCGGGAGCTGACCGCCGGGCTCGACGGTCACCAGGACCGGCTCGGCGCCGTGCGCGGCCAGGCCGTCGATGAGATCGCCTGCCGGGTATCCGCTGGGGGCGACGACCAGCCAGCGGCCGCCGAGGTCCACTTCGGACGGAGCCGAGGGCCGCCAGGCGATCCGGTACCGCCAGCTGTCCACCACGGACTGCTCGGCGCGGCGTTTGTGCCACTGGGCGAGCGCGGGCAGGACGTCGGCGAGCGCGGTCGCATCGACGTCGAGCGAAGCGGCGAGCCCTTCGGCGTCGCCGCTGTCCACGGCGGACCAGAACTGGTCGTCGGCCGCGCCCGCGGTTTTTTCGACGGCGGTCAGCCAGTAGCGTTCGCGCTGGAAGGGGTAGGTGGGCAGGTCCACGAGCCGCGCGCCGGGGAAGAGCCCGGCCCACTCGACCGCGGCGCCACGGCTCCACAGTTCGGCCAGCGACCTCAGGAACCGCGGCAGGCCACCTTCCCCGCGGCGCAGCGATCCGACGACGACGGGCGCTTCCAGCGTCTCCTCGACGGCGGCGGCGAGCACGGGGTGGGCGCTCACCTCGACGAACGTCGTGAACCCCGCCTCGGCGAGGCCGCGCACGGCTGTGTCGAACAGGACCGTGCGGCGCAGGTTCCGGTACCAGTAGCCGGCGTCCAGCGTGGTGGTGTCGACTCGCTCGCCGAGCACCGAGGAGTGCAGCGGGATCCCGGCTTCGCGCGGGGTGATCGGGGCGAGGGCGGTGAGCAGGGCGTCCTCGATCGCCTCCACGTGCGCGGAGTGCGAGGCGTAGTCCACCGGGATGCGGCGGGCGCGGATGCCGTCGGCCACGCAGGTTTCGATCAGCTCGTCGAGTGCTTCCGGCTCACCGGAGAGCACGACCGAGCCGGGGCCGTTGACCGCCGCGACGCTGATCCGGTCGTCCAGCCGGGCGGTGATCTCGTCGAGGGACAGCGCGACCGAGGCCATCCCGCCCTTGCCCGCGAGCACCTCGCCGATGAGCTTGCTGCGCAGCGCGACCACGCGGGCACCGTCCTCAAGGGACAGTGCGCCCGCGACGCACGCGGCGGCGATCTCGCCTTGGGAGTGCCCGACGACGGCGCCGGGCTTCACGCCCGCCGACTGCCAGAGGGCGGCGAGCGAGACCATGACGGCCCAGGAGGCCGGCTGCACGACGTCGACCCGGGCGAGGGCGTCGGCGTCGCCCAGGACGTCGGTCAGGGTCCAGTCCACGTGCGGGGCCAGCGCGGCGGCGCACTCCGCCAGCCGGGCCGCGAACACGGGCTCGTCGAGCAGGTCCACGGCCATCCCGGCCCACTGCGCGCCTTGGCCGGGGAAGACGAAGGCCGTCTTGCCCGGCGGTGCGGCGACGCCCCGGACGACCTCGGCCGACGGCGTCGCGTCCGCGAGCGCGTCGAGGCCGCGGACCAGGTCCTCGACGGTTTCGCCGACCACGGCGGCGCGGTGTTCCCAGGCGGTGCGGGTGGCCAGCGACCGGCCGACGTCGCTGGGCCGCTGGTCGGTGACGTGCTTGCGGAGCAGGTCGGCTTGCTCGCGCAACGCCTCGGCGCTGCGGGCGGACAGCACCCAGGTTGCCGGCCCCTGCGGCGCATCGGTTTCCTCGGGGACGGACGCGGGAGCGGCTTCGAGGACGACGTGGGCGTTGGTGCCGCCGACGCCGAACGAGGAGACCGCGGCCCGGCGGGGCGCGCCGGTCTCGGGCCAGGCGGTGTGCTCGGTCAGCAGCTCGACGGCGCCGCGCGTCCAGTCGACCTGCGTGGACGGCTCGGTGACGTGCAGGGTGCGGGGCAGCTCGCCGTGGCGCAGGGCCAGGACCATCTTCATCACGCCGGCCACCCCGGCGGCGGCCTGGGTGTGCCCGATGTTGGACTTGATCGAGCCCAGCCGGAGGGGGTGCTCGCGGTTCCGTCCGTAGGTCGCGAGCAGGGCCTGCGCCTCGATCGGGTCGCCCAGCGTGGTGCCGGTCCCGTGCGCCTCGACGGCGTCCACTTCGGACGGTTTGAGGCCGGCGTTGGCGAGTGCGGCGCGGATGACGCGTTGCTGCGAAAGGCCGTTGGGGGCGGTGAGGCCGTTGGAGGCGCCGTCGGAGTTGACCGCGGAGCCGCGCAGGACGGCGAGGACCGGGTGGCCGTTCTTGCGCGCGTCGGAGAGCCGTTCGACGAGCAGCACGCCGGCGCCCTCGCCCCAGCCGGTGCCGTCGGCGCTGTCGGCGAACGATTGGCACCGCCCGGACGCGGAAACGCCGCCTTGGCTGGTGAACTCGACGAACACGGCGGGCGTGGCCATCACGGTGACGCCGCCGGCGAGCGCCATCGAGCACTCCCCCGCGCGCAGCGCCTGCACGGCGAGGTGCAGCGCGACGAGCGAGGACGAGCAAGCGGTGTCGACGGTGACGGTGGGGCCTTCGAGGCCGAAGGTGTAGGCGATCCGGCCGGACGCGACGGACACGGCGCTGCCGGTGAGCAGGTGGCCGCGGACCTCGTCGGGCAGGCCGTCGAGGTCGGTGGAGCCGTAGGCCTGGTTGCTGCACCCGATGAAGACGCCGGTGTCGCTGGCCTGCAGGGCTTTCCGGTCGAGTCCCGCGCGTTCGAAGGTCTCCCAGGAGACTTCGAGGAGCAGACGCTGCTGCGGGTCCATGGCGAGGGCTTCGCGCGGCGAGATGCCGAAGAAGCCGGGGTCGAAGTCACCGGCGTTGTCGAGGAAACCGCCCTCGGCGGTGTTGCTGCCGGCGAGCTCGTCGGCGGTCCAGTTCCGGTCGGCGGGGAAGCTCGAGATGGCGTCGGTGCCGTCGCGCAGGAGGTCCCACAGGTGGTCGGGAGAGGTGACGCCACCGGGGAAGCGGCAGCTCATCGCCACGAGCGCGATGGGTTCCCTGGAGGCGGCCGCGAGCCGGTCGTGCTGCTCGCGGAGCCGCTTGTTGTCCCGCAAGGACGCCCGGAGCGCTTCGACGACCTTGTCCTTGTCCGAAGACAGTGCCACCAGGTACCTCCAGGTTCACGGCGTGGTCGCCTCGAGTGAACCGCACGGGGCACCCGCAAATCCCTAGACTTCGCGCCCCCCGGACGTAGTGAATGACTCATTCCTGTCGTCCGACGACAGGAATGAGTCATTCACTACGGTGCGGACCGGGTCAGTCGAGGTCGAGCTCGTCGATCAGCGCGAACATCTCGTCGTCCGTTGCCGACTCCAGCTTCTCCTCCACCGCCGTGACCGTGCCCGAAGCTCCGTTCACCCGGGCCAGCAGCTCCTGCAGCCGTGTGCCCAACGTCGCCCGCGCCTGGGAATCCGCCAGCAGCTCCGGCAGCGCGAACTCCACCCGGTCCAGCTCCGCCAGCGCCGGCAGGATCGCCGCCGGGACGTCCGGGACCAGCTCGGACCGCAAGTACGCCACCAGCACCGTCGTCGACGGGTAGTCGAACAGCAACGTCGCCGGCAAGCGCAACCCCGTTGCCGCGCCCAGGAGATTGCGCAGCTCCACCGCGCTCAGCGAATCGAAGCCCAGCTCCAAGAACCCGCGGTCCGGCTCGATCGCGTCCGGGCCCGCGTAGCCCAGCACCGTCGCCGCGTGGGTGCGGACCAGGTCGAGCAACGCTCCGTCGCGTTCCGCCTCCGACATCCCGGCCAGCCGGTGGGTCAGGCTGTCCACCGGGTCGGCCGGGGCCGTCGTCGCCCGGACCGCCCGGCGCACCGGGGTGCGGATCAGGCTGCGCAGGATCACCGGGATCGCGTCCTCGCCGACGCGGTCGCGCATCGCCTCCACGACCAGCCGGACCGGCAGCAGCACCGCCTCGTCGAGGGTGCAGGCCACGTCGAACAGGTCCAGCCCCTCCTCCGACGGCATCGGCTCGACGCCGCCGCGGGCCAGCCGCGACAGGTCCGCCTCGCCGAGCTTGCCGGTCATGCCGCTGCGCTCGGCCCACAGGCCCCACGCCAGCGACAGCCCGGGCAGCCCCTGCGCCCGGCGCACGTGCGCCAGCGCGTCGAGGAACGCGTTGGCCGCCGCGTAGTTCGCCTGGCCCGTGCCGCCGAACGTCCCGGCCAGCGACGAGAACACCACGAACCCGGCCAGGTTCATCCCGGCGGTCAGCTCGTGCAGGTGCCAGGCCGCGTCGACCTTGGGCCGCAGGGCCGTGTCCAGCTGGCGGGTGGTCAGCGCGGACACGACGCCGTCGTCGAGGACGCCGGCCGTGTGCACCACCGCGGTCAGCGGGTGCTCGGCGGGGATCGCCGCGAGCAGCGCCGCCAGCGAGTCCCGGTCGGCGACGTCGCAGGCGGCCATGGTCACGTCGGCGCCCCACGCCGTCAGCTCTTCGACGAGCTCCTGAGCGCCTTCCGCGGCCGGCCCGCGCCGGCTGGTCAGCACCAGCCGCCGGGCGCCGCGGGCGGTCACCAGGTGCCGGGCGACGAGCGTGCCGAGCGTCCCGGTGGCCCCGGTGATCAGCACCGTGCCCTCGGGGTCCCACGCGCCGACCGGCGCCGGGCTGGTGGCCGGGACGCGCGCCAGGCGCGGCACCTGGATCGCGCCGATCCGGACCGCGACGTGCGGCTCGCCGCAGGCCACCGCGGACGGAAGTGCCGCGTAGGAGACTTCGCGGTCGTCGAGGTCGACCAGCACGAACCGGCCGGGGTTCTCCGACTGCGCCGAGCGGACCAGGCCGACGACCGCCGCGGTCGCGAGGTCGGTGATGCCTTCGCCGACCCGCGTCGCGATC
This genomic window from Amycolatopsis mongoliensis contains:
- a CDS encoding type I polyketide synthase, which codes for MALSSDKDKVVEALRASLRDNKRLREQHDRLAAASREPIALVAMSCRFPGGVTSPDHLWDLLRDGTDAISSFPADRNWTADELAGSNTAEGGFLDNAGDFDPGFFGISPREALAMDPQQRLLLEVSWETFERAGLDRKALQASDTGVFIGCSNQAYGSTDLDGLPDEVRGHLLTGSAVSVASGRIAYTFGLEGPTVTVDTACSSSLVALHLAVQALRAGECSMALAGGVTVMATPAVFVEFTSQGGVSASGRCQSFADSADGTGWGEGAGVLLVERLSDARKNGHPVLAVLRGSAVNSDGASNGLTAPNGLSQQRVIRAALANAGLKPSEVDAVEAHGTGTTLGDPIEAQALLATYGRNREHPLRLGSIKSNIGHTQAAAGVAGVMKMVLALRHGELPRTLHVTEPSTQVDWTRGAVELLTEHTAWPETGAPRRAAVSSFGVGGTNAHVVLEAAPASVPEETDAPQGPATWVLSARSAEALREQADLLRKHVTDQRPSDVGRSLATRTAWEHRAAVVGETVEDLVRGLDALADATPSAEVVRGVAAPPGKTAFVFPGQGAQWAGMAVDLLDEPVFAARLAECAAALAPHVDWTLTDVLGDADALARVDVVQPASWAVMVSLAALWQSAGVKPGAVVGHSQGEIAAACVAGALSLEDGARVVALRSKLIGEVLAGKGGMASVALSLDEITARLDDRISVAAVNGPGSVVLSGEPEALDELIETCVADGIRARRIPVDYASHSAHVEAIEDALLTALAPITPREAGIPLHSSVLGERVDTTTLDAGYWYRNLRRTVLFDTAVRGLAEAGFTTFVEVSAHPVLAAAVEETLEAPVVVGSLRRGEGGLPRFLRSLAELWSRGAAVEWAGLFPGARLVDLPTYPFQRERYWLTAVEKTAGAADDQFWSAVDSGDAEGLAASLDVDATALADVLPALAQWHKRRAEQSVVDSWRYRIAWRPSAPSEVDLGGRWLVVAPSGYPAGDLIDGLAAHGAEPVLVTVEPGGQLPELPTEGVTGVLSLLAFAEDGLYATIELVRAVTAPLWLLTRGAVSTGRSDRLTSPEQAQIWGMGRVVGLEHPDRWGGLVDLPETLDERALGRLARVLAEASEDQVAIRTAGVLVRRLVPAPLGATRPAREWRTSGTALITGGTGALGAHVARWLAGAGAEHLVLTSRRGQDAEGATELREELTALGVEVTIAACDVADRDALAALLADVQPRTVVHAAGLGRSAALADTDRAEVAETLRAKVQGAVNLDALLTGDLDAFVLFSSNAGVWGGGGQAAYAAANAALDALAQHRRDRGLTATSVAWGAWAGAGMTGEDSGEQLRRRGIRAMDPALALTVLGQALDADETFLSVADMDWARFAPAFTAARPRPLLDELPEVRDALETAPVEADSSLAQQLSGLTEAARAEALLDLVRAETAAVLGYPGPGSVEPDRAFRDLGVDSLIALEVRNRLVAATGLKLPAVVLFDHPDPRRLAALLGHQLLDAGPVAADRLVSRVDPDEPIAIVSMACRLPGDVRSPEDLWDLVSAGAEGLSAFPVNRGWDLDAVAGVGGFVHDADEFDAAFFGISPREALAMDPQQRLLLESAWEVFERAGIDPRSLRGSAAGVFVGCGTQGYATGHTGAADEVEGHLLTGNAGAVVSGRVSYVLGLEGPAVTVDTACSSSLVALHLAAQSVRSGESSMAVAGGVTVMATPGAFQEFAKQGGLAGDGRCKAFADAADGTGWGEGVALVLVERLSDARRLGHPVLALLRGSAMNQDGASNGLSAPNGPAQQRVIRAALANAGLAPSDVDAVEAHGTGTALGDPIEAQALLETYGQGRDRPLWLGSVKSNVGHTQAASGAVGVLKMVLALHGETLPKTLHVDRPSERVDWTAGDVRLLTEAQEWPRGDHPRRAGVSSFGVSGTNAHVILEEPPAGPAVHSEPSAGPVAWVLSGRTEQAVRDAVRGLPDGDPVDVALALAARSAFEYRTVVVGDSRDDLLTGLAAATPGLAEPGKTAFLFSGQGSQRVGMGAELYARFPVFADAFDAVCALVDAELDRPLREVVFGDAALLDETGYTQPALFAVEVALFRLLESWGVVPDHVAGHSIGEIAAAHVAGVLSLEDACRLVAARAGLMQALPSGGAMLAVEATEDEVMAVLADGVGLAAVNGPSAVVVSGDADAVEAVERHFAGLGRKVRRLSVSHAFHSALMDPMLDEFARVAGSLSFAAPNIPLVSTVSGRLAGNEILTPEYWVRQVREPVRFADASVALAGLGVTRGLELGPDGVLSALAAFPALPLLRKARDEYQTLLTALADAHTRGHAVDWQTVLHAAHPGYPGRPVTLPTYPFQRTRFWLDSRPAPDERFWAAVESGDLEALTAWRERGRPPAGQYEVTWTPVDTGEARLDGRWLAVVPAGSGTQLFGDVLEVTPADDRASLAARLRDRQFDGVLSTLDVEGQLALVQALGDAEIDAPLWCVTRGAVAAAEGDVPDPAQAMVWGLGRTVALEHPHRWGGLVDLPTDADDETLGRLRAILGGATDEDQVSLRGAQVLARRLTHAGVVSEKQRSNPVSHSRPWQPHGTVLITGGTGALGRHVARWLAGAGAERLVLTSRRGLDAPGARDLEAELTGLGVRVDVLACDVTDRAALEATLASVGELTAVVHTAGVLADGVLEALTPERLAEVVDAKAVSARHLHELTTGLEAFVLFSSCAGTFGAAGQGNYAAANAFLDALAEQRRAQGLAATSIAWGPWADGGMAAAAAAEEHLGRTGLAPLRPDRAIAALQAATGGGPVVTVADVDWARFAAALAAHRPSPFIAGLPEVRQLEPAAAGSLKLTGLSTVDADRQLLKLVREQVAFALGHRSADDVAAGRTFKELGFDSLTAVELRNRLDTTTGLRLPATLAFDYPTATALAAYLRTELLGEAEAGPTAVAQNTDEPIAIVGMSCRFPGGVRNPDELWALLAEGRDAVTEFPADRGWDTDALYDPDPDHAGTTYVREGGFLAGADRFDAEFFGISPREALAMDPQQRLLLEASWEALEQAGVDPLSVRGAPVGVFAGTNGQDYTAALHFGEESVDGYLATGSAGSVLSGRIAYELGLEGPAMTIDTACSSSLVALHLAAQSLRAGECSMALAGGVTIMSTPGLFVEFSRQRGLASDGRCKAFADEADGTGWGEGVGVVLVERLSDARRNGHPVLAIVRGSAVNQDGASNGLTAPNGPSQQRVIRAALANAGLTPSDVDAVEAHGTGTTLGDPIEAQALLATYGRDRDAAEPLWLGSIKSNVGHTQAAAGVAGVIKMVLALRHGLLPATLHVGEPSRHVDWGSGAVSLLTEPRPWPEREGPRRAGISSFGVSGTNAHIIVEQAPERPNVALVASDAPNVAFGASDAPNATLGRLVPWVLSARSAAAVRDRAAALAEVTGDVAEIGWSLVSTRSQFEHRAVVLDDHRDGLRALAADAPGSSVITGTAGAAGETVFVFPGQGAQWVGMALGLLDEPVFAQRLDECAAALAPHVDWSLTEVLGDADALARVDVVQPASWAVMVSLAALWRAHGIEPDAVAGHSQGEIAAAVVAGGLSLEDGAKVVALRSKAIAAGLAGQGGMASIALDAARVADLLPDGVAIAAYNSPASTVVCGDPAALDELIAHCADKDIRARRIPVDYASHSAYVEGIRDELHEVLAGLSPGTGDVPFYSAVTAEPVDTATLDAGYWYRNLREPVRFLDTTQVLIERGHRFFVEVSPHPVLLSAIQETLDDTPGVVVGTLRRGEGGPRRFLTSVAELWTQGHDVDWRTVLPETRTVGLPTYPFQHRRFWPKAAQPAAVTGDPADEQFWAAVEREDVASIAGTLAVAPEPLGDVLPALASWRRTRLEKSTVDSWRYRITWKPLTTEEKPLDGTWLVVTPEGGDHAWIDAARQAVEDAGATAVPVTVGGTDRAALGKRLVDLAPVDGVLSLLALDAAGDAVLPRGVANTLLLTQALGDAGIAAPLWLATAGAVATGRSDAVTDAAQSQVWGLGRVIGLEHADRWGGLVDLPDTTDERDRQRLAEVLAAAGDEDQVAVRASGVLTRRLVPAPLGDGAPARDWRPDGTVLITGGTGALGAHVARWLAGRGAQRLILTSRRGEAAPGAAELREELTALGATTTIAACDVADRAALKTLLDGLDGPVRAVFHAAGIVQGTALDDTELAEFAEVVSAKVAGATHLDELLDDLDAFVLFSSNAGVWGSGGQGAYAAGNAFLDALAQRRRDRGLTATSVAWGAWQGAGMAGDNDAEEHLRRRGVGAMPPERALLALGQAIDRDETVLTVADVDWDRFVRGFTAARPRPLLDDLPAVRRALEAQRTEPESTPESFAGKLIGLPPAEQERVVLDHVRDAIARVLGHAGAEEIDANRPFKEIGFDSLTAVELRNRLRAATGLKLPATLVFDHPTPSALAGFLLSALVGDEVSVLGELDRIEALVSGVSPDDDAFGQITSRLQTMLNKLGEARASDGRPRAAQQLEGATDDELFDFIHRELGRS